In Oncorhynchus clarkii lewisi isolate Uvic-CL-2024 chromosome 2, UVic_Ocla_1.0, whole genome shotgun sequence, one DNA window encodes the following:
- the LOC139379295 gene encoding ictacalcin-like yields MSQVQQGMALLISAFHKYSGKEGDKTSLSKGELKDLLNAELGEIMGKNTDQAKVDKIFKDLDANADGSVDFQEYVTLVACLTMVCNEFFTKK; encoded by the exons ATGTCACAGGTCCAGCAGGGTATGGCATTGCTCATCTCAGCCTTCCACAAGTACTCTGGCAAGGAGGGCGACAAGACGAGTCTGAGCAAGGGAGAACTCAAAGATCTGCTCAACGCTGAGCTTGGAGAGATCATGGGG AAAAACACTGACCAGGCAAAGGTTGACAAGATCTTCAAAGATCTGGACGCTAACGCAGATGGCAGTGTGGACTTCCAGGAGTACGTCACACTGGTGGCCTGCCTCACCATGGTGTGCAACGAGTTCTTCACCAAGAAGTGA
- the LOC139379302 gene encoding protein phosphatase 1 regulatory subunit 35-like: MTRVGPLQQRPLAGCSDPDIWLVPLPAPVPLVPASLLRCPELDLSLPLSPDPPRPNPASLLRGRSHRQVRFASEEPVVDTVIAEPSKDPPPWQCPGHSSSYSKGKRLHGGELRWRARSATNEEAPCEERGGSLPEGAELNTTLALRAELDNVAGAEFNSQKAVQEQLQKSDRTKNSISTRATEGVNVPPSQHLYRALVSVNVVEEELISQALRDRLQLVSPTCSHGNKKEDSPDLQVFFRGDLLREKPLLPGEEITIPRPQPIPRPADTTFDLYHRHTCWEAGP, from the exons ATGACCAGAGTAGGTCCCCTGCAGCAGCGTCCTCTAGCAGGGTGCAGTGACCCAGACATCTGGCTGGTCCCCCTGCCTGCCCCGGTGCCCCTGGTCCCTGCTAGCCTCCTGCGGTGCCCAGAACTGgacctgtctctccccctcagcCCAGACCCGCCACGGCCCAACCCGGCTAGCCTGCTGAGAGGACGCAGCCACCGGCAG GTGCGATTTGCCTCCGAGGAGCCTGTGGTTGACACGGTGATAGCAGAGCCTAGCAAAGACCCTCCACCTTGGCAATGCCCTGGACACTCCAGCAGTTACTCAAAGGGGAAAAGACTCCATG GTGGAGAACTGCGTTGGAGGGCAAGGTCAGCAACCAATGAGGAGGCTCCCTGTGAGGAGAGGGGTGGCAGCCTCCCTGAAGGGGCGGAGTTAAATACTACTCTGGCTCTGAGGGCTGAGCTAGATAACGTGGCAGGGGCAGAGTTTAACTCCCAGAAGGCCGTGCAGGAGCAACTACAGAAGTCAGACAGAACCAAGAACAGCATCAGCACCCGGGCTACAGAGG GGGTGAACGTCCCTCCATCCCAGCACCTCTACAGGGCATTGGTCAGTGTGAATGTGGTGGAGGAGGAGCTTATCAGCCAGGCTCTACGTGACAGGCTTCAGCTGGTCTCGCCCACATGCAGCCATGGCAACAAG aaaGAGGACAGTCCTGACCTGCAGGTTTTCTTCAGGGGGGATCTGCTGAGAGAGAAGCCCCTCCTACCAGGGGAGGAGATTACCATACCACGCCCCCAGCCCATCCCACGCCCCGCAGACACAACCTTCGAcctctaccacagacacacatgctGGGAGGCTggaccctga
- the LOC139379313 gene encoding growth hormone secretagogue receptor type 1-like: MDVSALGSGSSCSEDCVLGSGCLEDCGNQSDQTDWDWEDFSGAEMVCVTAVCVLLLALGITGNMLTILVVWLRPHLRSTTYLYLSSMAVSDLLILLLMPLDLYYKLWRFRPWDLGDAVCKLSVFISESCTYSSILHITALSLERYLAVCRPLTAKTLVTRTRVRTLIGCLWVVAVISAGPVFAIVGVEELGGGEGESECRCTDYAVSSGLLGAMMWLSNLYFLVPLGILGVVYGLIGRKLWLRPQRSSRDRAQRHTIKMLGMIVLAFVLCWLPFHVGRTLFSMTLGSSADMYYISQYFNLVSFVLFYLSAAVNPILYNTMSARYRHAVRSLLRSHTPRSHHPPLTPQHSTTTL; the protein is encoded by the exons ATGGACGTGTCAGCGCTGGGCAGTGGGAGCAGCTGTTCAGAGGATTGTGTGCTAGGGTCTGGCTGTCTGGAGGACTGTGGGAACCAGAGTGACCAGACTGACTGGGATTGGGAGGACTTCAGTGGGGCTgagatggtgtgtgtgacagCCGTGTGTGTGCTGCTGCTGGCCCTGGGCATCACAGGAAATATGTTAACCATCCTGGTAGTTTGGCTCCGGCCACACCTGAGAAGCACCACCTACCTCTACCTGAGTAGTATGGCCGTTTCCGACCTCCTCATACTGCTTCTGATGCCTTTAGATCTGTACTACAAG CTGTGGAGGTTCCGGCCCTGGGATCTGGGTGATGCAGTGTGTAAGCTGAGTGTGTTCATCAGTGAGAGTTGTACCTACTCCTCCATCCTCCACATCACCGCCCTTTCTCTGGAGCGCTACCTCGCTGTCTGTCGACCACTCACAGCCAAGACCCTGGTCACACGGACCCGCGTCCGCACTCTCATTGGCTGCCTGTGGGTTGTGGCCGTGATCAGCGCCGGGCCGGTGTTTGCTATAGTAGGGGTAGAGGagctgggaggaggtgagggggagagcGAGTGTCGCTGTACGGACTACGCCGTCTCCTCAGGCCTGCTGGGGGCCATGATGTGGCTCTCCAACCTCTACTTCCTGGTGCCGCTGGGCATTCTGGGAGTTGTGTATGGTCTGATCGGCAGGAAGCTTTGGCTCCGCCCACAACGCAGCAGCCGAGACCGCGCCCAGCGACACACCATCAAGATGCTCG ggaTGATCGTGCTGGCGTTTGTTCTGTGTTGGCTGCCGTTCCACGTTGGTCGGACGTTGTTCTCTATGACTCTGGGCTCCAGCGCTGATATGTACTACATCTCTCAGtactttaacctggtctcctttGTGTTGTTCTACCTCAGTGCTGCTGTCAACCCTATCCTCTACAACACCATGTCAGCACGCTACCGCCACGCTGTCCGCAGCCTGCTGCGCTCACACACACCCCGCTCCCACCACCCCCCACTCACCCCACAACACTCTACCACCACCCTGTAA